From the genome of Alkalimarinus coralli:
TCGTTGTTTGGAGGCCAGTGCATTGCTATTGACGGCAGTTTCTTTAAAGGAAGCGCGAGCCGCAAGAGCTTTACGACCACCACAGGTCTCAAGAAGAAGCTCAAAAAGCTAGAGGCGCATATCGAGCAATGGCAGAACGAGCTAGATCAGCAAGATGCGCAGGAAAAGGAAGAAGAAAACAAGCCCAGTGATATTGAACTGGAAAAAGTGCTTCAGCAACTCGAAGACTGGAAAAAAGAAAAACAAGATAAAGAGAGCGAATTAAAAAGGTTAGAAAAATCTAAAAAAACACAAGAGAGCAGTACAGACAAAGATGCCCGTTTACTGAACAAAGGAACTCAAAAGGTATCCGGCTACAGCGTACAGATAGCAGTAGATAACAAGCATCACTTGATCGTTTGCGAAGAAGTCACAACGGAGCCAAACGACCTTAAACAATTGCACCCAATGTCGCTAAAAGCAAAGAAAATACTGAATTCAGATGAGTTAGAAGTGCTTGCTGATGCGGGCTATTACAGCGGGGCGCATATTGCTAAGTGTGTAAAAGATAAGATAACACCTTATGTTCCCAAGCCTAAAACGGGGGGTAAAGGGAAAAAGGGAAGGTACACAAAAGACCAGTTCATATATGATGCGAGGAAAAATCATTATGTGTGCCCTGCAGGAGAGTCATTAAACCAACGAGGGTCGCCCCGCACACAGAACGGACAAGTATTTCATCGCTTCAGTGCATCAGAAACAGTCTGTAAAAGCTGCCCCCAAAAAGCAAGCTGTCTTGGGGAGAAAATACCTTGCCGAGTCGTGTGGCGAAGTGAGAATGCAGACCTGCTCACAGCTCATCAAGAACGAATGAAGGTAAGCAAAGGAAAAATGCGCGAGCGAAGTACACTCGTTGAGCACCCATTTGGCACGATGAAATCTAGAGCAGGTTGGAGCCACTTCCTGCTAAGAGGCCAAGAGAAGGTAGCGGCTGAGTTTAGTTTAATGGCGTTATGTTATAATCTCACACGTGCACTTAATGTGTTGGGGTTCGACAGGCTCCTTGAGGAGATAAAAAATAAAGCTCTGTTTCGCCTTAATAGAAGGAGCCCAGAGCTATATTTAAAGGCCTATAAGTATTACCTGTTTCTACAGACAATAATTATAAAGGCCGTTGTAATGACGCCAGATTCGCTTCGAGTTCGTTTTGAAGTCAAAGAATCTCTTGCTTGTTAATACTTTCACAGCCTCTTCGCTGCATCAAGGCTACGTTTACAGGGCTGTAATTGTGGCCTTTATGGGAAGGGTTGGATGAATTAGTTTAGCGCTTCTATCAGCGACTTAATGTATGGCTTATACCATCTGCTCAGCAATACGCTGAACTTTTTTTACCATTGAACGCAACCCGTTACCGCGGGTAGGGCTAACATGTCGAATAAGATCCATTTTCTCAAATAGTCCTTCTATATCAACGGCAAGTAGTTCGGCGGGTGTTTTGGCATTCATGGCGGCTAAAACAACGGCAGCCAAGCCTCTGACTATCAGCGCATCGCTTTCGATCAGAAGGTATAACTTGCCGCTTTTCTCATCGAGATAATGAATGAGCCAAACCTGGCTTTGGCAGCCATGAACATAGTTCTCTTCGATTTTTTCACTTTCAGGAAACTCAGGAAGCTTTTTGCCCAGATCAATAATATAGGCATACCGTTCTTCCCAATCATCTAAAAACTCAAACGTATCGAGTATTTCATCAGTATTGATTGGGCCACCAAAATCATTCTGAGTAAATTGAGCGTGTGTGTTCGTGGTCATCTAATCGTCCAATCTGTTTAATCTGTTCCAGGTTTATCGTACTGCCAGCGGCTTTCCTTGATTCCAGTCGTGCCTCCTTTCATCACGGCTACGGTGCGCTTATCGCTGTTTTTGTAGCCTTGATGCAGCGAAGCGGAATCAGGGTTTTTGTG
Proteins encoded in this window:
- a CDS encoding SufE family protein, with the translated sequence MTTNTHAQFTQNDFGGPINTDEILDTFEFLDDWEERYAYIIDLGKKLPEFPESEKIEENYVHGCQSQVWLIHYLDEKSGKLYLLIESDALIVRGLAAVVLAAMNAKTPAELLAVDIEGLFEKMDLIRHVSPTRGNGLRSMVKKVQRIAEQMV
- a CDS encoding IS1182 family transposase, which translates into the protein MGRQYKKTHSRDQGDLFPSHMDDYVHERHPIRALDAYVECLDLGKLGYQHTLENKVNSGQPAYPPGALLKLYLYGYLNRIKSSRRLEQECHRNIEVMWLVQGLKPSYKTIANFRSQNRRAIRETHKEFILFCKKLSLFGGQCIAIDGSFFKGSASRKSFTTTTGLKKKLKKLEAHIEQWQNELDQQDAQEKEEENKPSDIELEKVLQQLEDWKKEKQDKESELKRLEKSKKTQESSTDKDARLLNKGTQKVSGYSVQIAVDNKHHLIVCEEVTTEPNDLKQLHPMSLKAKKILNSDELEVLADAGYYSGAHIAKCVKDKITPYVPKPKTGGKGKKGRYTKDQFIYDARKNHYVCPAGESLNQRGSPRTQNGQVFHRFSASETVCKSCPQKASCLGEKIPCRVVWRSENADLLTAHQERMKVSKGKMRERSTLVEHPFGTMKSRAGWSHFLLRGQEKVAAEFSLMALCYNLTRALNVLGFDRLLEEIKNKALFRLNRRSPELYLKAYKYYLFLQTIIIKAVVMTPDSLRVRFEVKESLAC